aatggtgtgggggtgcttttgctGGCGACACGGTCAgtgattaatttagaattcaaggcataccagcatggctaccacagcattctgcagcgatacgccatcccatctgatttgcgcttagtgggactatcatttatttttcaacagtacaatgacccaaaacacacctccaggctgtgtaagggctatttgaccaagcaggagagtgatggagtgcagcatcagatgacctggcctccacaatcacctgacctcaacccaattgagatggtttgggatgagttggaccgcagagtgaaggaaaagcagccaacaagtgctcaggatatgtgggaattccttcaagactgttggaaaagcattcctcatgaagctggttgagagaatgccaagagtgtgcaaagctgtcaaggcaaagggtggctactttgaagaatctaaaataaaatatattttgatttgtttaacacttttttggttactacatgactccatatgtattatttcatagttttgatgtcttcactattattccacaatgtagaaaatagtaaaaataagaaaaacccttgaatgagtaggtgtgtccaaacttttgactggtactgtatataatggatTGTGAACACAAGTTGATATTTATCCATGATACCTTTATTCATCACTCACATACTAATCCAGAGAAcaattacaaaaatatatttttttaaagtctgAATTTACATTGAGGGTTCTATACTTCTTAAAAGGCTGGAAGTGTCTTTCATCCTAAAACAAAGGAGAAGAACAAAACAAAGTTAATAATGAAATTAAACAAATGCAGTATTATTTTATATACAGTAGATGGTGTATTAGCCTTGGTTAACATTAGAGGGAATACAACATAGATCTAGAGTACTTACATGTTGGCTATCCTTTCCAATCTCTCTTTCATATTCTCCTACAGAAAATGAGTCAAGACTGAATGAAAAACAAAGGGCTTGATTTAATCCTTATTGCGGAAGATCCGCGTAAAAATTCGaaggtaatttccaattgagTCGGCATATGCAGAGTTTACCGTGAATGAAGTCTCCTCGAACATTGCCTTCAAAATTTCAAATCGACCTATAACGTGGCTCTTTCACGATACTACAGATTGAATCCAGCCCAAATAGTCTTCTAATGTTTCCATTATATTTACTTGTAATATCTGCCATTACCTCTGGGGGTGCCGTTGTCACACAGGGGCTGATGGGATAGCTAGCAGAAGGGGTGGAGGACTGAGGACGCTCACAGCCAGAGTTGTGTAGGAGACTCTCTGGAGGACTGGGTCTTGACTCTAAGGGTATGTGAGCATCAGTTTAACTTTTATATCACACTGGGAATTTGATCTTTCTATTACTGTATTTCAGTTGTTGTATACGATGGCCTCAATAAtactttactaagacacttttATTGTCAAAATCAGTTCCAACCAGTGACTTCTGTTGCATTATCCGCCATGTGATGACTCCAACCTCCATTGATAAGTGACGACTCCTAGAGgggaaaaaaaaaaacttgaaagcTGTACATTTTTCCATCTTTAAATCAGCAAACAGAGATACAGTAGACATTCTGGAATGGACTGACATCATTAGTTCAACATCTGCATCTGCTTCTACTTGTCATTAGATAGAGGTACGGAGAGTTCTTTAGAAGCGTCTCAAGATTGGACAGATGTGGTGTAAAGATCCCTTCCTACCTGGGCCATGGctgacacacacgcagacacacagtaTCAAAGAGCCTACCTGGGCCGTGGCGAGGGTCAGTCTGGTCTCCAGCAGTAGCACTCTGCTCTCCAGGTTCTCCCACTGGTGCTTGTCTATAGTGATCCTCCCGGTCGAGGCCTTCTCTAGAAGCTCCAGCCTCTGCTCCAGGGCCGAGAGCCTCCCCAGCCTGGTCTGGACCTGCAGCAGCTGGGCCTCCAGCTCTGCCAGCCTCCCCTCCACCACCAGGTCCTGGAAGGGTGGTCACAATCCagtcagtttgtgtgtgtttgtgtcacttTGGTACTGTGTGTTACAGAGAgaagggctgtgtgtctgtgtttataatTGTGGAGAAGTATGCTGGTAGTCACTGTTTGAGGGACTGTAGGTGCTTGGTTCTGGACCTCCTCCAGTCCCagcccttcctcctcttcctcagactcttCATTATCTGAGGTTCTACTAGAGGAGACCCAGGAGTCACCACCGATGTGTCTCTCCACTAGTGGCCTGCTTAGGGACAACTGTGGGAAAGAACCATCTCACCTAGTCATGTTAAGGCCGGGCCATGTATTCATGCAGCATTACAATGGACTATTttattattttaacatt
This genomic window from Salvelinus namaycush isolate Seneca chromosome 8, SaNama_1.0, whole genome shotgun sequence contains:
- the LOC120053035 gene encoding centrosomal protein of 44 kDa-like, whose protein sequence is MMSTGDLKGCLRKLDAQLRALKYPREVDYNGLAKGDPSAFLPIVSYAFISYSPHLAEHLVGFGVELTGKNDLRFIECIYKVLRDLFHYKPVLTKQQFLQFGYAERKTCILCDVIALALQKHKELSKGNKPKPRARFQASSSDSKSEALPFQAETMNPMATTLSLSRPLVERHIGGDSWVSSSRTSDNEESEEEEEGLGLEEVQNQAPTVPQTDLVVEGRLAELEAQLLQVQTRLGRLSALEQRLELLEKASTGRITIDKHQWENLESRVLLLETRLTLATAQESSLINGGWSHHMADNATEVTESRPSPPESLLHNSGCERPQSSTPSASYPISPCVTTAPPEENMKERLERIANMMKDTSSLLRSIEPSM